The proteins below come from a single Bombyx mori chromosome 7, ASM3026992v2 genomic window:
- the LOC101744220 gene encoding glutamate-gated chloride channel-like isoform X5, which produces MEFPRRPCALLVLILSYFTQLAICMNSGKINFREKEKQILDQILGPGRYDARIRPSGINGTDGPAVVSVNIFVRSISKIDDVTMEYSVQLTFREQWLDERLKFNNLGGRLKYLTLTEANRVWMPDLFFSNEKEGHFHNIIMPNVYIRIFPNGTVLYSIRISLTLSCPMNLKLYPLDKQTCSLRMASYGWTTDDLVFLWKEGDPVQVVKNLHLPRFTLEKFRTDYCNSKTNTGEYSCLKVDLLFKREFSYYLIQIYIPCCMLVIVSWVSFWLDQGAVPARVSLGVTTLLTMATQSSGINASLPPVSYTKAIDVWTGVCLTFVFGALLEFALVNYASRSDMHRENMKKTRREMEAASMDAASDLLDTDSNATFAMMRQCEIHISQPRKNCCRLWMSKFPTRSKRIDVISRITFPLVFAIFNLAYWSTYLFRDEEEEK; this is translated from the exons ATGGAATTCCCTCGGCGGCCATGTGCCCTGCTTGTTCTGATACTATCTTACTTCACACAATTAGCAAT ATGTATGAATTCGGGCAAGATAAACTTCAGGGAGAAGGAGAAGCAGATCTTGGACCAGATCCTCGGGCCGGGGCGGTACGACGCCCGCATCAGACCGTCAGGCATCAACGGAACTG ATGGGCCAGCGGTAGTCAGCGTCAATATATTTGTCAGGAGTATATCAAAGATCGATGACGTCACAATG GAATACTCTGTGCAACTCACGTTCAGAGAACAATGGCTGGACGAGAGACTGAAGTTTAACAATTTAGGAG GTCGTCTCAAATACTTGACCCTGACCGAGGCCAACAGGGTTTGGATGCCCGACCTGTTCTTCTCGAACGAGAAGGAAGGCCACTTTCACAACATCATCATGCCCAACGTGTACATCAGGATCTTTCCGAACGGGACCGTCCTGTACAGCATCCGTATCTCTCTCACTCTGTCGTGTCCCATGAACCTCAAGCTGTACCCGCTGGACAAGCAGACCTGCTCCTTGAGGATGGCCAGCT ACGGCTGGACCACGGACGACCTCGTGTTCTTGTGGAAGGAAGGCGATCCTGTCCAGGTCGTGAAGAATCTCCATCTCCCAAGATTCACTCTGGAGAAGTTCCGCACCGATTATTGCAACAGCAAGACTAATACCG GCGAATACAGCTGCCTGAAGGTAGACCTGCTGTTCAAACGCGAGTTCAGCTACTACCTCATCCAGATCTACATCCCGTGCTGCATGCTCGTCATCGTCTCCTGGGTCTCCTTCTGGCTCGACCAGGGAGCAGTCCCGGCCCGAGTCTCTCTTG GCGTGACAACCCTGCTGACAATGGCCACTCAGTCATCAGGCATCAACGCCTCCCTACCGCCGGTATCGTATACAAAAGCCATCGACGTCTGGACGGGAGTCTGTCTGACCTTCGTCTTTGGAGCTCTACTGGAGTTCGCCCTCGTCAATTATGCGTCTCGCTCTGACATGCACAGAGAGAACATGAAAAAAACGAGACGGGAGATGGAGGCCGCCAGTATGGACGCTGCCTCGGATCTCTTGGACACGGATAGCAACGCCACCTTCGCTATG ATGCGGCAGTGCGAGATCCACATCAGCCAGCCCAGGAAGAACTGCTGCCGGCTCTGGATGTCCAAGTTTCCCACGCGCTCCAAGAGGATCGACGTCATCTCCAGGATCACGTTTCCTCTTGTTTTCGCCATTTTCAATTTGGCTTACTG GTCAACATATTTGTTTCGCGACGAGGAGGAAGAGAAGTGA
- the LOC101744220 gene encoding glutamate-gated chloride channel-like isoform X6, which translates to MEFPRRPCALLVLILSYFTQLAICMNSGKINFREKEKQILDQILGPGRYDARIRPSGINGTDGPAVVNINLFVRSITTISDIKMEYSVQLTFREQWLDERLKFNNLGGRLKYLTLTEANRVWMPDLFFSNEKEGHFHNIIMPNVYIRIFPNGTVLYSIRISLTLSCPMNLKLYPLDKQTCSLRMASYGWTTDDLVFLWKEGDPVQVVKNLHLPRFTLEKFRTDYCNSKTNTGEYSCLKVDLLFKREFSYYLIQIYIPCCMLVIVSWVSFWLDQGAVPARVSLGVTTLLTMATQSSGINASLPPVSYTKAIDVWTGVCLTFVFGALLEFALVNYASRSDMHRENMKKTRREMEAASMDAASDLLDTDSNATFAMMRQCEIHISQPRKNCCRLWMSKFPTRSKRIDVISRITFPLVFAIFNLAYWSTYLFRDEEEEK; encoded by the exons ATGGAATTCCCTCGGCGGCCATGTGCCCTGCTTGTTCTGATACTATCTTACTTCACACAATTAGCAAT ATGTATGAATTCGGGCAAGATAAACTTCAGGGAGAAGGAGAAGCAGATCTTGGACCAGATCCTCGGGCCGGGGCGGTACGACGCCCGCATCAGACCGTCAGGCATCAACGGAACTG ATGGCCCAGCCGTCGTTAATATAAACCTGTTTGTGAGAAGCATAACGACAATTAGTGATATTAAAATG GAATACTCTGTGCAACTCACGTTCAGAGAACAATGGCTGGACGAGAGACTGAAGTTTAACAATTTAGGAG GTCGTCTCAAATACTTGACCCTGACCGAGGCCAACAGGGTTTGGATGCCCGACCTGTTCTTCTCGAACGAGAAGGAAGGCCACTTTCACAACATCATCATGCCCAACGTGTACATCAGGATCTTTCCGAACGGGACCGTCCTGTACAGCATCCGTATCTCTCTCACTCTGTCGTGTCCCATGAACCTCAAGCTGTACCCGCTGGACAAGCAGACCTGCTCCTTGAGGATGGCCAGCT ACGGCTGGACCACGGACGACCTCGTGTTCTTGTGGAAGGAAGGCGATCCTGTCCAGGTCGTGAAGAATCTCCATCTCCCAAGATTCACTCTGGAGAAGTTCCGCACCGATTATTGCAACAGCAAGACTAATACCG GCGAATACAGCTGCCTGAAGGTAGACCTGCTGTTCAAACGCGAGTTCAGCTACTACCTCATCCAGATCTACATCCCGTGCTGCATGCTCGTCATCGTCTCCTGGGTCTCCTTCTGGCTCGACCAGGGAGCAGTCCCGGCCCGAGTCTCTCTTG GCGTGACAACCCTGCTGACAATGGCCACTCAGTCATCAGGCATCAACGCCTCCCTACCGCCGGTATCGTATACAAAAGCCATCGACGTCTGGACGGGAGTCTGTCTGACCTTCGTCTTTGGAGCTCTACTGGAGTTCGCCCTCGTCAATTATGCGTCTCGCTCTGACATGCACAGAGAGAACATGAAAAAAACGAGACGGGAGATGGAGGCCGCCAGTATGGACGCTGCCTCGGATCTCTTGGACACGGATAGCAACGCCACCTTCGCTATG ATGCGGCAGTGCGAGATCCACATCAGCCAGCCCAGGAAGAACTGCTGCCGGCTCTGGATGTCCAAGTTTCCCACGCGCTCCAAGAGGATCGACGTCATCTCCAGGATCACGTTTCCTCTTGTTTTCGCCATTTTCAATTTGGCTTACTG GTCAACATATTTGTTTCGCGACGAGGAGGAAGAGAAGTGA
- the LOC101744220 gene encoding glutamate-gated chloride channel-like isoform X4 yields MEFPRRPCALLVLILSYFTQLAICMNSGKINFREKEKQILDQILGPGRYDARIRPSGINGTGDAPTLVRVNMYLRSISKIDDYKMEYSVQLTFREQWLDERLKFNNLGGRLKYLTLTEANRVWMPDLFFSNEKEGHFHNIIMPNVYIRIFPNGTVLYSIRISLTLSCPMNLKLYPLDKQTCSLRMASYGWTTDDLVFLWKEGDPVQVVKNLHLPRFTLEKFRTDYCNSKTNTGEYSCLKVDLLFKREFSYYLIQIYIPCCMLVIVSWVSFWLDQGAVPARVSLGVTTLLTMATQSSGINASLPPVSYTKAIDVWTGVCLTFVFGALLEFALVNYASRSDMHRENMKKTRREMEAASMDAASDLLDTDSNATFAMMRQCEIHISQPRKNCCRLWMSKFPTRSKRIDVISRITFPLVFAIFNLAYWSTYLFRDEEEEK; encoded by the exons ATGGAATTCCCTCGGCGGCCATGTGCCCTGCTTGTTCTGATACTATCTTACTTCACACAATTAGCAAT ATGTATGAATTCGGGCAAGATAAACTTCAGGGAGAAGGAGAAGCAGATCTTGGACCAGATCCTCGGGCCGGGGCGGTACGACGCCCGCATCAGACCGTCAGGCATCAACGGAACTG GCGATGCGCCAACGTTAGTTCGCGTCAACATGTATCTGCGATCCATCAGCAAAATAGATGATTACaaaatg GAATACTCTGTGCAACTCACGTTCAGAGAACAATGGCTGGACGAGAGACTGAAGTTTAACAATTTAGGAG GTCGTCTCAAATACTTGACCCTGACCGAGGCCAACAGGGTTTGGATGCCCGACCTGTTCTTCTCGAACGAGAAGGAAGGCCACTTTCACAACATCATCATGCCCAACGTGTACATCAGGATCTTTCCGAACGGGACCGTCCTGTACAGCATCCGTATCTCTCTCACTCTGTCGTGTCCCATGAACCTCAAGCTGTACCCGCTGGACAAGCAGACCTGCTCCTTGAGGATGGCCAGCT ACGGCTGGACCACGGACGACCTCGTGTTCTTGTGGAAGGAAGGCGATCCTGTCCAGGTCGTGAAGAATCTCCATCTCCCAAGATTCACTCTGGAGAAGTTCCGCACCGATTATTGCAACAGCAAGACTAATACCG GCGAATACAGCTGCCTGAAGGTAGACCTGCTGTTCAAACGCGAGTTCAGCTACTACCTCATCCAGATCTACATCCCGTGCTGCATGCTCGTCATCGTCTCCTGGGTCTCCTTCTGGCTCGACCAGGGAGCAGTCCCGGCCCGAGTCTCTCTTG GCGTGACAACCCTGCTGACAATGGCCACTCAGTCATCAGGCATCAACGCCTCCCTACCGCCGGTATCGTATACAAAAGCCATCGACGTCTGGACGGGAGTCTGTCTGACCTTCGTCTTTGGAGCTCTACTGGAGTTCGCCCTCGTCAATTATGCGTCTCGCTCTGACATGCACAGAGAGAACATGAAAAAAACGAGACGGGAGATGGAGGCCGCCAGTATGGACGCTGCCTCGGATCTCTTGGACACGGATAGCAACGCCACCTTCGCTATG ATGCGGCAGTGCGAGATCCACATCAGCCAGCCCAGGAAGAACTGCTGCCGGCTCTGGATGTCCAAGTTTCCCACGCGCTCCAAGAGGATCGACGTCATCTCCAGGATCACGTTTCCTCTTGTTTTCGCCATTTTCAATTTGGCTTACTG GTCAACATATTTGTTTCGCGACGAGGAGGAAGAGAAGTGA
- the LOC101744220 gene encoding glutamate-gated chloride channel-like isoform X3, which produces MEFPRRPCALLVLILSYFTQLAICMNSGKINFREKEKQILDQILGPGRYDARIRPSGINGTDGPAVVNINLFVRSITTISDIKMEYSVQLTFREQWLDERLKFNNLGGRLKYLTLTEANRVWMPDLFFSNEKEGHFHNIIMPNVYIRIFPNGTVLYSIRISLTLSCPMNLKLYPLDKQTCSLRMASYGWTTDDLVFLWKEGDPVQVVKNLHLPRFTLEKFRTDYCNSKTNTGEYSCLKVDLLFKREFSYYLIQIYIPCCMLVIVSWVSFWLDQGAVPARVSLGVTTLLTMATQSSGINASLPPVSYTKAIDVWTGVCLTFVFGALLEFALVNYASRSDMHRENMKKTRREMEAASMDAASDLLDTDSNATFAMKPLVRGGVDTKMRQCEIHISQPRKNCCRLWMSKFPTRSKRIDVISRITFPLVFAIFNLAYWSTYLFRDEEEEK; this is translated from the exons ATGGAATTCCCTCGGCGGCCATGTGCCCTGCTTGTTCTGATACTATCTTACTTCACACAATTAGCAAT ATGTATGAATTCGGGCAAGATAAACTTCAGGGAGAAGGAGAAGCAGATCTTGGACCAGATCCTCGGGCCGGGGCGGTACGACGCCCGCATCAGACCGTCAGGCATCAACGGAACTG ATGGCCCAGCCGTCGTTAATATAAACCTGTTTGTGAGAAGCATAACGACAATTAGTGATATTAAAATG GAATACTCTGTGCAACTCACGTTCAGAGAACAATGGCTGGACGAGAGACTGAAGTTTAACAATTTAGGAG GTCGTCTCAAATACTTGACCCTGACCGAGGCCAACAGGGTTTGGATGCCCGACCTGTTCTTCTCGAACGAGAAGGAAGGCCACTTTCACAACATCATCATGCCCAACGTGTACATCAGGATCTTTCCGAACGGGACCGTCCTGTACAGCATCCGTATCTCTCTCACTCTGTCGTGTCCCATGAACCTCAAGCTGTACCCGCTGGACAAGCAGACCTGCTCCTTGAGGATGGCCAGCT ACGGCTGGACCACGGACGACCTCGTGTTCTTGTGGAAGGAAGGCGATCCTGTCCAGGTCGTGAAGAATCTCCATCTCCCAAGATTCACTCTGGAGAAGTTCCGCACCGATTATTGCAACAGCAAGACTAATACCG GCGAATACAGCTGCCTGAAGGTAGACCTGCTGTTCAAACGCGAGTTCAGCTACTACCTCATCCAGATCTACATCCCGTGCTGCATGCTCGTCATCGTCTCCTGGGTCTCCTTCTGGCTCGACCAGGGAGCAGTCCCGGCCCGAGTCTCTCTTG GCGTGACAACCCTGCTGACAATGGCCACTCAGTCATCAGGCATCAACGCCTCCCTACCGCCGGTATCGTATACAAAAGCCATCGACGTCTGGACGGGAGTCTGTCTGACCTTCGTCTTTGGAGCTCTACTGGAGTTCGCCCTCGTCAATTATGCGTCTCGCTCTGACATGCACAGAGAGAACATGAAAAAAACGAGACGGGAGATGGAGGCCGCCAGTATGGACGCTGCCTCGGATCTCTTGGACACGGATAGCAACGCCACCTTCGCTATG AAACCTCTGGTCCGCGGTGGCGTGGACACTAAGATGCGGCAGTGCGAGATCCACATCAGCCAGCCCAGGAAGAACTGCTGCCGGCTCTGGATGTCCAAGTTTCCCACGCGCTCCAAGAGGATCGACGTCATCTCCAGGATCACGTTTCCTCTTGTTTTCGCCATTTTCAATTTGGCTTACTG GTCAACATATTTGTTTCGCGACGAGGAGGAAGAGAAGTGA
- the LOC101744220 gene encoding glutamate-gated chloride channel-like isoform X2, with product MEFPRRPCALLVLILSYFTQLAICMNSGKINFREKEKQILDQILGPGRYDARIRPSGINGTDGPAVVSVNIFVRSISKIDDVTMEYSVQLTFREQWLDERLKFNNLGGRLKYLTLTEANRVWMPDLFFSNEKEGHFHNIIMPNVYIRIFPNGTVLYSIRISLTLSCPMNLKLYPLDKQTCSLRMASYGWTTDDLVFLWKEGDPVQVVKNLHLPRFTLEKFRTDYCNSKTNTGEYSCLKVDLLFKREFSYYLIQIYIPCCMLVIVSWVSFWLDQGAVPARVSLGVTTLLTMATQSSGINASLPPVSYTKAIDVWTGVCLTFVFGALLEFALVNYASRSDMHRENMKKTRREMEAASMDAASDLLDTDSNATFAMKPLVRGGVDTKMRQCEIHISQPRKNCCRLWMSKFPTRSKRIDVISRITFPLVFAIFNLAYWSTYLFRDEEEEK from the exons ATGGAATTCCCTCGGCGGCCATGTGCCCTGCTTGTTCTGATACTATCTTACTTCACACAATTAGCAAT ATGTATGAATTCGGGCAAGATAAACTTCAGGGAGAAGGAGAAGCAGATCTTGGACCAGATCCTCGGGCCGGGGCGGTACGACGCCCGCATCAGACCGTCAGGCATCAACGGAACTG ATGGGCCAGCGGTAGTCAGCGTCAATATATTTGTCAGGAGTATATCAAAGATCGATGACGTCACAATG GAATACTCTGTGCAACTCACGTTCAGAGAACAATGGCTGGACGAGAGACTGAAGTTTAACAATTTAGGAG GTCGTCTCAAATACTTGACCCTGACCGAGGCCAACAGGGTTTGGATGCCCGACCTGTTCTTCTCGAACGAGAAGGAAGGCCACTTTCACAACATCATCATGCCCAACGTGTACATCAGGATCTTTCCGAACGGGACCGTCCTGTACAGCATCCGTATCTCTCTCACTCTGTCGTGTCCCATGAACCTCAAGCTGTACCCGCTGGACAAGCAGACCTGCTCCTTGAGGATGGCCAGCT ACGGCTGGACCACGGACGACCTCGTGTTCTTGTGGAAGGAAGGCGATCCTGTCCAGGTCGTGAAGAATCTCCATCTCCCAAGATTCACTCTGGAGAAGTTCCGCACCGATTATTGCAACAGCAAGACTAATACCG GCGAATACAGCTGCCTGAAGGTAGACCTGCTGTTCAAACGCGAGTTCAGCTACTACCTCATCCAGATCTACATCCCGTGCTGCATGCTCGTCATCGTCTCCTGGGTCTCCTTCTGGCTCGACCAGGGAGCAGTCCCGGCCCGAGTCTCTCTTG GCGTGACAACCCTGCTGACAATGGCCACTCAGTCATCAGGCATCAACGCCTCCCTACCGCCGGTATCGTATACAAAAGCCATCGACGTCTGGACGGGAGTCTGTCTGACCTTCGTCTTTGGAGCTCTACTGGAGTTCGCCCTCGTCAATTATGCGTCTCGCTCTGACATGCACAGAGAGAACATGAAAAAAACGAGACGGGAGATGGAGGCCGCCAGTATGGACGCTGCCTCGGATCTCTTGGACACGGATAGCAACGCCACCTTCGCTATG AAACCTCTGGTCCGCGGTGGCGTGGACACTAAGATGCGGCAGTGCGAGATCCACATCAGCCAGCCCAGGAAGAACTGCTGCCGGCTCTGGATGTCCAAGTTTCCCACGCGCTCCAAGAGGATCGACGTCATCTCCAGGATCACGTTTCCTCTTGTTTTCGCCATTTTCAATTTGGCTTACTG GTCAACATATTTGTTTCGCGACGAGGAGGAAGAGAAGTGA
- the LOC101744220 gene encoding glutamate-gated chloride channel-like isoform X1, with product MEFPRRPCALLVLILSYFTQLAICMNSGKINFREKEKQILDQILGPGRYDARIRPSGINGTGDAPTLVRVNMYLRSISKIDDYKMEYSVQLTFREQWLDERLKFNNLGGRLKYLTLTEANRVWMPDLFFSNEKEGHFHNIIMPNVYIRIFPNGTVLYSIRISLTLSCPMNLKLYPLDKQTCSLRMASYGWTTDDLVFLWKEGDPVQVVKNLHLPRFTLEKFRTDYCNSKTNTGEYSCLKVDLLFKREFSYYLIQIYIPCCMLVIVSWVSFWLDQGAVPARVSLGVTTLLTMATQSSGINASLPPVSYTKAIDVWTGVCLTFVFGALLEFALVNYASRSDMHRENMKKTRREMEAASMDAASDLLDTDSNATFAMKPLVRGGVDTKMRQCEIHISQPRKNCCRLWMSKFPTRSKRIDVISRITFPLVFAIFNLAYWSTYLFRDEEEEK from the exons ATGGAATTCCCTCGGCGGCCATGTGCCCTGCTTGTTCTGATACTATCTTACTTCACACAATTAGCAAT ATGTATGAATTCGGGCAAGATAAACTTCAGGGAGAAGGAGAAGCAGATCTTGGACCAGATCCTCGGGCCGGGGCGGTACGACGCCCGCATCAGACCGTCAGGCATCAACGGAACTG GCGATGCGCCAACGTTAGTTCGCGTCAACATGTATCTGCGATCCATCAGCAAAATAGATGATTACaaaatg GAATACTCTGTGCAACTCACGTTCAGAGAACAATGGCTGGACGAGAGACTGAAGTTTAACAATTTAGGAG GTCGTCTCAAATACTTGACCCTGACCGAGGCCAACAGGGTTTGGATGCCCGACCTGTTCTTCTCGAACGAGAAGGAAGGCCACTTTCACAACATCATCATGCCCAACGTGTACATCAGGATCTTTCCGAACGGGACCGTCCTGTACAGCATCCGTATCTCTCTCACTCTGTCGTGTCCCATGAACCTCAAGCTGTACCCGCTGGACAAGCAGACCTGCTCCTTGAGGATGGCCAGCT ACGGCTGGACCACGGACGACCTCGTGTTCTTGTGGAAGGAAGGCGATCCTGTCCAGGTCGTGAAGAATCTCCATCTCCCAAGATTCACTCTGGAGAAGTTCCGCACCGATTATTGCAACAGCAAGACTAATACCG GCGAATACAGCTGCCTGAAGGTAGACCTGCTGTTCAAACGCGAGTTCAGCTACTACCTCATCCAGATCTACATCCCGTGCTGCATGCTCGTCATCGTCTCCTGGGTCTCCTTCTGGCTCGACCAGGGAGCAGTCCCGGCCCGAGTCTCTCTTG GCGTGACAACCCTGCTGACAATGGCCACTCAGTCATCAGGCATCAACGCCTCCCTACCGCCGGTATCGTATACAAAAGCCATCGACGTCTGGACGGGAGTCTGTCTGACCTTCGTCTTTGGAGCTCTACTGGAGTTCGCCCTCGTCAATTATGCGTCTCGCTCTGACATGCACAGAGAGAACATGAAAAAAACGAGACGGGAGATGGAGGCCGCCAGTATGGACGCTGCCTCGGATCTCTTGGACACGGATAGCAACGCCACCTTCGCTATG AAACCTCTGGTCCGCGGTGGCGTGGACACTAAGATGCGGCAGTGCGAGATCCACATCAGCCAGCCCAGGAAGAACTGCTGCCGGCTCTGGATGTCCAAGTTTCCCACGCGCTCCAAGAGGATCGACGTCATCTCCAGGATCACGTTTCCTCTTGTTTTCGCCATTTTCAATTTGGCTTACTG GTCAACATATTTGTTTCGCGACGAGGAGGAAGAGAAGTGA
- the LOC101744220 gene encoding glutamate-gated chloride channel-like isoform X7, with protein sequence MRLHEGVQTFHRRMLVTEYSVQLTFREQWLDERLKFNNLGGRLKYLTLTEANRVWMPDLFFSNEKEGHFHNIIMPNVYIRIFPNGTVLYSIRISLTLSCPMNLKLYPLDKQTCSLRMASYGWTTDDLVFLWKEGDPVQVVKNLHLPRFTLEKFRTDYCNSKTNTGEYSCLKVDLLFKREFSYYLIQIYIPCCMLVIVSWVSFWLDQGAVPARVSLGVTTLLTMATQSSGINASLPPVSYTKAIDVWTGVCLTFVFGALLEFALVNYASRSDMHRENMKKTRREMEAASMDAASDLLDTDSNATFAMKPLVRGGVDTKMRQCEIHISQPRKNCCRLWMSKFPTRSKRIDVISRITFPLVFAIFNLAYWSTYLFRDEEEEK encoded by the exons ATGCGCCTGCATGAAGGTGTCCAAACATTCCACCGACGAATGCTGGTGACG GAATACTCTGTGCAACTCACGTTCAGAGAACAATGGCTGGACGAGAGACTGAAGTTTAACAATTTAGGAG GTCGTCTCAAATACTTGACCCTGACCGAGGCCAACAGGGTTTGGATGCCCGACCTGTTCTTCTCGAACGAGAAGGAAGGCCACTTTCACAACATCATCATGCCCAACGTGTACATCAGGATCTTTCCGAACGGGACCGTCCTGTACAGCATCCGTATCTCTCTCACTCTGTCGTGTCCCATGAACCTCAAGCTGTACCCGCTGGACAAGCAGACCTGCTCCTTGAGGATGGCCAGCT ACGGCTGGACCACGGACGACCTCGTGTTCTTGTGGAAGGAAGGCGATCCTGTCCAGGTCGTGAAGAATCTCCATCTCCCAAGATTCACTCTGGAGAAGTTCCGCACCGATTATTGCAACAGCAAGACTAATACCG GCGAATACAGCTGCCTGAAGGTAGACCTGCTGTTCAAACGCGAGTTCAGCTACTACCTCATCCAGATCTACATCCCGTGCTGCATGCTCGTCATCGTCTCCTGGGTCTCCTTCTGGCTCGACCAGGGAGCAGTCCCGGCCCGAGTCTCTCTTG GCGTGACAACCCTGCTGACAATGGCCACTCAGTCATCAGGCATCAACGCCTCCCTACCGCCGGTATCGTATACAAAAGCCATCGACGTCTGGACGGGAGTCTGTCTGACCTTCGTCTTTGGAGCTCTACTGGAGTTCGCCCTCGTCAATTATGCGTCTCGCTCTGACATGCACAGAGAGAACATGAAAAAAACGAGACGGGAGATGGAGGCCGCCAGTATGGACGCTGCCTCGGATCTCTTGGACACGGATAGCAACGCCACCTTCGCTATG AAACCTCTGGTCCGCGGTGGCGTGGACACTAAGATGCGGCAGTGCGAGATCCACATCAGCCAGCCCAGGAAGAACTGCTGCCGGCTCTGGATGTCCAAGTTTCCCACGCGCTCCAAGAGGATCGACGTCATCTCCAGGATCACGTTTCCTCTTGTTTTCGCCATTTTCAATTTGGCTTACTG GTCAACATATTTGTTTCGCGACGAGGAGGAAGAGAAGTGA
- the AKH2 gene encoding adipokinetic hormone 2 precursor (The RefSeq protein has 1 substitution compared to this genomic sequence) — protein MGRALVLVLILSAALLVCEAQLTFTPGWGQGKRSEATDYRNDGCSSEDSVYTIYKLIKNEAEKFLACRS, from the exons ATGGGTCGCGCTTTGGTACTTGTGTTGATTCTGTCCGCTGCCTTGTTGGTCTGCGAAGCTCAGCTGACGTTTACTCCAGGTTGGGGCCAGGGCAAGAGATCGGAGGCCACCGACTATAGAAACGATGGATGCTCCTCTGAAGATTCCGTTTATACTATTTACAAACTGATCAAG AATGAAGCAGAGAAGTTTCTAGCGTGCCAGTCCTAA
- the AKH1 gene encoding adipokinetic hormone 1 precursor encodes MYKFTILFLVLACFIMAEAQLTFTSSWGGKRAAIAGTVSCRNDESLASIYKLIQNEAEKLLLCQKP; translated from the exons ATGTACAAATTCACGATTCTATTCCTTGTTTTGGCTTGCTTCATAATGGCCGAAGCCCAACTCACTTTCACATCCAGCTGGGGTGGAAAGAGGGCTGCCATCGCCGGCACTGTGTCCTGCAGGAACGATGAATCCTTGGCGTCTATTTATAAACTTATTCag AATGAAGCTGAAAAACTCCTGCTATGCCAGAAGCCTTAA